A portion of the Halobacterium zhouii genome contains these proteins:
- a CDS encoding orc1/cdc6 family replication initiation protein, with product MALFERDHDIYRDRDALREDYQPSELVGRDEEISTYKAALQPIVNGEQPNNIFLYGKTGVGKTAATRYLLAHLREDVEEYDDIDLNIVFLNCDGLSSSYQVATHLVNELRDEPNQISTTGYPLAAVYDMLWSDLEETGSAVLIVLDEIDNIEDDSILYQLPRARANNKLDDAKVGIVGISNDFSFRDNLSPKVKSSLCEHEIHFPAYDATDLKAILKQRANVAFHDGVLSDGVIPLCAAYGAKDAGDARQSIDLLMKAGDVARDDEAEAVTEDHVDSGRTALERGRIEEGIRGLTEHGHLVLYALLTNELEGNTPIRSRDVRPRYTRFAELAERDPLVPRRMRDHLSELTMLGIISVTERNEGRRGGTYREYELDMGVEQVLAAMSETVELVGVHESVVDSALEAQTEPELEDDTLTSYE from the coding sequence ATGGCACTCTTCGAGCGGGACCACGACATTTATCGGGACCGCGACGCCCTGCGAGAGGACTACCAGCCCTCGGAACTCGTCGGACGGGACGAAGAGATCAGCACGTACAAGGCTGCACTCCAGCCCATCGTCAACGGCGAACAGCCGAACAACATCTTTCTCTACGGGAAGACCGGCGTCGGCAAGACCGCCGCCACGCGATACCTGCTCGCACACCTCCGCGAGGACGTCGAGGAGTACGACGACATCGACCTCAACATCGTCTTCCTGAACTGCGACGGCCTCTCCTCGTCGTACCAGGTCGCGACCCACCTCGTCAACGAACTCCGCGACGAACCGAACCAGATCTCCACCACAGGATACCCGCTCGCCGCCGTCTACGATATGCTCTGGAGCGACCTCGAGGAGACTGGCAGCGCGGTCCTCATCGTTCTCGACGAGATCGACAACATCGAGGACGACAGCATCCTCTACCAGCTCCCGCGAGCCCGCGCGAACAACAAACTCGACGACGCAAAAGTCGGCATCGTCGGCATCTCGAACGACTTCTCCTTCCGCGACAACCTCTCCCCGAAGGTCAAGTCCTCGCTGTGCGAACACGAGATTCACTTCCCGGCGTACGACGCCACCGACCTGAAGGCGATCCTCAAGCAGCGCGCGAACGTCGCGTTCCACGACGGCGTTCTCTCGGACGGCGTCATCCCGCTGTGTGCCGCGTACGGCGCGAAAGACGCCGGTGACGCCCGCCAGTCCATCGACCTCCTGATGAAGGCAGGAGACGTCGCTCGCGACGACGAGGCGGAAGCAGTCACCGAGGACCACGTCGACAGCGGTCGGACCGCCCTGGAACGCGGCCGCATCGAGGAGGGCATCCGCGGCCTCACCGAACACGGCCACCTCGTGTTGTACGCCCTCCTCACGAACGAACTCGAGGGGAACACGCCGATCCGCTCCCGGGACGTCCGGCCGCGGTACACTCGCTTCGCGGAACTCGCGGAGCGCGACCCGCTCGTTCCGCGGCGGATGCGCGACCACCTGAGTGAACTCACAATGCTCGGCATCATCTCCGTGACCGAGCGCAACGAGGGCCGGCGCGGCGGTACGTACCGCGAGTACGAACTCGATATGGGCGTCGAACAGGTGCTCGCTGCGATGTCCGAGACGGTCGAACTCGTGGGTGTTCACGAGTCTGTCGTCGATTCCGCGCTCGAAGCACAGACAGAGCCCGAACTCGAGGACGATACGCTCACGTCGTACGAGTAG
- a CDS encoding DUF3006 family protein, giving the protein MTLPDGPYVGVVDRFEDGQAVLKLERDGTEVAAVSIREERLPARADRRHAIVRIVLRDGDVAAVWYDSRATRNRGASAQARLDGARSGDRREAAEEGSDAGGTAEGTGEERAAEEETGEERVDEDGTNGDG; this is encoded by the coding sequence GTGACGCTTCCCGATGGTCCGTACGTCGGCGTCGTCGATCGATTCGAGGACGGGCAGGCGGTCCTCAAACTCGAGCGCGACGGCACCGAGGTCGCAGCGGTTTCGATTCGGGAGGAGCGACTCCCGGCGCGCGCAGACCGTCGACACGCTATCGTTCGAATCGTGCTCCGAGACGGTGACGTCGCAGCGGTGTGGTACGATTCGCGAGCGACTCGGAATCGCGGAGCGAGCGCGCAGGCGCGCCTCGACGGTGCCCGAAGCGGAGACAGACGAGAGGCGGCCGAAGAAGGATCAGACGCGGGAGGGACAGCCGAGGGGACAGGCGAGGAGAGGGCAGCCGAAGAAGAGACAGGCGAGGAGAGAGTAGACGAGGACGGGACAAACGGGGACGGGTGA